The Desulfobacterales bacterium genomic sequence GGCAGCTGAAATGTTGCACCGGTTGAGCTGTCACCCCCTGTTTTTGAAGAAGCCAGACATATTGCAGTCCCGGAAAAATGGTTCACACCCACCGCCATCGCAGTCAGGCCAAATCCGGTTATAAGCTGTCTGCGGGTACACGCATGTTCCATGATGCCTCCTTCCATGCATTCTCTTTTTGATTTGGTTTGGGCCGTTGCTGATTTTGTAAGTGAACAAAATAAAGCGGTTATAGTATTAACCTGAACAGCAGTCTGTTAAATCGGATAAGACATGGATCAACCCGGCACCTCTGGTGGAGAGCCCGGACAGATTCCACGGATCCGGGTGGGTATGATATGAGCCTGTCAGTGCGGGTGGAGATTCATCGGGTTTTCGTTGGCGCACGGTTTATAAATCGCGACAGAAAAAATCAGGGCAATGTGCCATACGAATTTTCAAGGGACATTTTCGTTACCGTAATTTTTCCGCTGAAACATATGTCCACATCACGGCCCGGCTGACGTGGACGTTTGTGGTAATCACCCGTATAGATCATATGATTCTTGTCTTTTTCAAAACGTACGTCTAAAGGCATCGTGTCCAGTTTGCAGTATTCAAACTGAAGGCAGGTGCTGTTGCCGGGAGGATGAGGCAGATTAATATTCCAGAAATGACCGGGTTCAAGGCTGTCCTGAATGAGGGTGCGCAGAATCGGCATTGCCCGACAGGCTGTCAGACGCCAGTCGACTTCACGGTTCCGGGCGAGATACTGCGATACCGCTATCGCCGGATATCCCAGTAAAGTAGCTTCCCGGACAGCCGCAACTGTCCCGGACATATAAATATCCGCCCCCAGATTGCCGCCGTTATTGATTCCGGCAATCACCCATGACGCATCCGGTGCAATATGGGTTAACGCAATGCGGGTACAATCCGCCGGAGTTCCATATACACGGTACCGGCCGGGAGCTGTCTGCTCAATCCGTATGGGAGCATCGGTAGTTACTTTATGGCCCACGCCGGACTGAGCATTATCCGGCGCCACAACGACCAGTGTCCCGAATTCTTTCATAATGGAAGCTAACGCAGCAATACCGGGAGCATCTATCCCGTCATCATTTGTCAGTATCAGTTTCAATTTAAATTCCTGATGCGTAAGAAAAGGGTGAAAAAATAAGCGATCTGTGTTATCGAGTTTTTATTATAATTAAAATTTTTTGGCAAATAAACAATAATAAAGAATGCGCACAAATTAATCCGGCCCTGAGGGGGATGGATCCTGTCAGCATATTATGATCGCGGGCATCGATATTCCGAATTTGCGGCGCCATAGCGGTTTTCTGTAAATGGAAACGTTTCCCACCGGTTAATATGTTGATTTTTCTCAATATATAATATTGATGACATTGTCAAATTATTCAGAATATTTATTGAAATATATTTCTGGACACACAATCAAAGGTGACTTCCCGTGGAATATTATGAACCCATTTATATCAAAACGTTCAGAAGCGGTCAGCTTCAGGAGAAAATTCAGACAGCCCGAAAGATCATGAACGCCTGCGAGATTTGCCCCAGGCAGTGCCGGGTGAATCGGAATTCAGGCGAAACGGGGATATGCAAAACTGCCGGCAACGCGGTTTTATACCGGTATAAAGTCCATTATGGAGAAGAAACCCCCCTGATTGGCGCCAACGGTTCCGGGAGTTTTTTCTTCACACACTGTAATCTGCGTTGCATTTTCTGCCAGAATTTCGAAATGAGCCATCAGGGCAAGGGAAGAGAAATAACCGCCGAAGAAATGGCCGGTATGATGCTGACGCTTCAAAAATCGGGCTGTAGCAATATCAATTTTATCACCCCGACGCATGTGATTCCCCAGATTCTGTCCGCGCTGGGAATTGCGATTCATAAGGGGTTGTCCATTCCGCTGGTCTATAACTCAAGTGGCTATGAAAGCGTAGAGACTCTGAAACTTCTGGATGGTGTCATTGATATTTATATGCCGGATTTCAAGTTCTGGGACCCTGAAATTTCCGAAAAGCTGTGCGGGGTAAGGGATTATGCGGAAAAAACAAGAGCGGCTATCATAGAAATGCACCGCCAGACCGGGGATCTGGTACTGGATGAAACGGGAACCGCCCGCCGCGGGCTTTTGCTTCGTCATCTGATTCTTCCCTCCGGCCTTGCAGGAACCCGGGATATCATGAGATTTACTGCCCAGCAGATTTCTCCGAATACCTATGTAAACATCATGCCTCAATTCAAACCCTATTACCGGTCCAGGGAAGTCAGGGAACTGATGAACCGCATTACCGAATGTGATTATGCAGATGTCCTGAAGACAGCAAGAGAGGAAGGAATCACCCGTATCGATCCATTACCCGGCAAAGTGTTTATGAGCTTTTAAACCGATATGGGGACCTCTGCGATTACTTTTTCAGAACAAAGGAATCATACACTTCTCCGCTTGCATCATAGGACGCATATGCCAGATGATTTTCATCAATACTGATTACCTGAAACAGCTGCCGGTCTGTTCCGCTTTTATCCATGATATCTTTATACCGGTCATTTACTGGATAGGATTTCGGGCCGCAGACCGAGATAATATAGACCGTTCCTTTTTCAGTATCCGAGACCCGGATGCCGTTTTTGAGTTTGCCGGTACGGCTGTAGGTATGATCATGGCCCTGCAGCACCAGATCCACTGAATACTTGTCAAAAACAGGGACAAACAGATTCTTAACAGGGGAATTTTCTTTATTTTTCCGCTTTTTCCCGGTTGAATAGACGGGCTGGTGAATCCCGACAATGGTCCAGCGTTGAGGATTTTCAGATAAAATGCCGTCCAGCCATAACACCTGTTTCTCAAGCTGTTCATTGCCGTTGAGCATCACGAATCTGACCCCCTGATAATCAATGAAATAAACGGTTTCTTCCAGGCCGGCCGGCCCGTTTTCAGGCAGGGTAAAATGGGGGCGCCACAGGTGAAACAGTTTAAAGTCTTTGCCATGGACATATCTTTTGTCAGGATATTCATGATTTCCGGGCAGCAGAATCATCGGGGTCATTCGCGGAATCCAGCCAAAGGCTTCAAACAACTCGGCCCATTCCTCATCATTATCCCCATTGTCCACAAGATCACCGATGAAGTGCCAGAAGGCCGCATCCGGCGCTGTTTTATACGCAGTACGAAATACTCTGGAGCACATGGACCGGACTTGTTCCTGAGGATCTCCGAAATATACAAATTTAAACGGGGATTGGGTTTTATGCGCCGTTTTAAACTGATTCCATTCACTCCAGTGCTTTCCGTCCCCGACCCGGTAGGCATACAGCGTATCAGGCGATAGTGACGTGAAGACAGCCGAATGGTGATAGACCCTTTTATTATTTTTACCCACGACAACCGTTTCCATATCCGCCGGAAAGGTCCGTGCTGTCACGATAAAATCCGACGATTCGGTTACCCGTGCAATCTGGGCCTGCGGATCTGACACCTCATCAGACACCGTGCGCCACGTGACTGCCTGGCTGGACCAAGGTGTTTCTGTCAGATTCAATATGATTCTTTCAGGCAGATAGGGCGGTCGCGGATAAAATGCCCCGGCAGAAACGTCCGGGGACAGGAGGGATGTTGCCTTTTCCTGTCGTATCGTGCCATTGCAGCCGCCGATCAACGCCAGCAGCAGAAAGACTGACCATACTCTAAAATACCTGCCGGATGTGTACTTAAAAATTTTCATTTATCCTTTCCTGTCCGGTTCATTCAATCCACAGATAAAATAAAAAATTTACTTTAGGCCCTTAATAAAACAACATCAATAAATTTTTGTCAATGTTCAAGCTGCAATTTGGACCCTGTGTGGGAACGAGTAAAATATGACAGCATGATATTCTTCAAATATTACCTGCCCTCAGGAATTTTCCGGATACGGACCGAACAGAAAATTGTGATGCATAAGGATTTGTCCATGGGGAATCAAACACTCAGGTTAACGACTGTTCTGCCTGTTATCATCCCTTTTAAAATACGACCGATATACGGTTCCAGTTCCGAAATGGAAATTTCAGTAGCCATATCATCCAGATGACTGATTTTCCATTCGTTCGACAGATTTCCCCAAAGGGTTTGACGCAACGGTTTCCGGCAGTTGACCGAGTCGATTCCCAGCAGGCTGACACCTCTGAGGATAAAGGGAAACACCGTGATATTGAGGGCAGGCGATGCCACATTGCCACAGCAGGTGATTGTTGCTCCATACAGGGTGGATCGAATGGCAGTTGAAAGAATATCTCCGCCAACCGTATCGATGACGCCAGCCCATTGTCCTTTCAGAAGCGGTCTGCCGGATACATCATGGACCTCTTTTCGATGGATGATCCGCGTTGCGCCCAGATCGGTAAGATATTGCGATTGATCGGATTTTCCGGTGACCGCCGCGACTTCAAATCCCGCCTTTGATAATATTCCTACGGCAATGCTGCCGACCCCACCGGTAGCCCCGGTAACCAGTACCGGACCCTGATCCGGAGATACCCCGTTTTCTATCATTTTATGCACTGATAAAGCCGCCGTGAATCCGGCAGTTCCGTAAATCATACTTTCTCTGGCAGTCAGATGATCCGGAAGCCGGATGATCCACTCCGATGGCACCCGTATATACTGTCCGAACCCGCCGGAGGTATTCATGCCCAGATCATAACCGGTGACCAGAACCCTGTCCCCGGGTTTAAAGCTTTTATCGACACTGCTTTCCACGATACCGGCGGCATCTATTCCGGGCGTATGGGGATAAGATCGGGTCACCCCCTTATTTCCCGTCGCTGACAGTGCGTCCTTATAATTCAGAGAAGAATAGCTCACTTTTATCAGCACCTCGCCATCCGGCAGCTCATCGATGTTTTTGTCTTCGACGGAGCGGACAAAAGTCTGATCGGCGGTTTCTCTGACCACCATGGCTTTAAATTTTTTATATTCCATAGCACCACATCCTCCTTGACGGTTATATTCCGGACAGAAAAAAATGTCGGGTCATATCCGGAAACGATTGTTATACATGCGCAAAAAGGGACAGAAAATTTGAACCAACTGAAAACAAAAGTTTCAGCTGATGCGTTGATGGAATGAAATTTCGGTCATCGGCGATGAACTCCCGGCCGGCCGGTTATCTGTAAAAAGACAGCCAGTAGCTTTCGAATTCACTAAAGGCATATCCGGTGGTTGATTCAAGGGCCGAATCAAATGAACTGCCTTGCCCCATCTGGGCCAGGATTTCCTGAAGATTGTATAATTGAACCGTTTCGATCAAAAAACAGGTTGCAGACAGGGCCAGCGAATAGTATTTTTTTGCTGCTTCAGTACTCAGAGCGCTCGTGCCGGGCAGGGATTTCAGATCCGGCACATCGCATTGTCTGATCCATTCTGCTGCCATCTGCATTTTCTGCCGGTTGCCGTTTTCATCGGTCGAGAAATATTGCGCAAGACCCTCATTCAGCCACCAGGGGCATCGGCTGGACATGATATCGTATATGACCGCATGAACATATTCATGGGCCAGTACCGGCTTTAATGACTGCATGTTGCTGTTTGCCACCGGAATCTTGATCTGCCCTTCATATATTCCCGAAACCCAGTCGGGCAGATTGGTCACATCGACAAAATCATTCCGGCTCATCAGTACGACAGCGATCTGACGCTTCGGATACGCATTGAGCTGCTCACCGATACTGAAATACATGTCATCGAGCATCTTCGACACACTGCTTCCGAGGCACGGGTTTATGTCTCCATCAAAGCTGATGAAAAATTGATAATCGGATTGAATTTCATGCCCCCGGATCAAATTCAGCTGTTTTTTCTGATTGTCAACCCGTTTTCTGAATGCAGCATCCGTATCGTTTAATTCCAGAGCACGATTCCAGTGTTGAAGCGCGATATCAACATTGTTTTTGTTATATGCGATTTCGCCAAGTTGCCGGTAAGCCCAGTACAGTGTAGGATCAAGCCGTACGGCCTCTTCCAGAGCGCCCTCGGCTTTTTCGTATTCGGATTGTTTCAGATGGCTCAGGCCGAGAGATAAAAAAATGGCGGGTATATCCCTGGTGTACGTTAATGCATTATTGAATAAATCGATCGCTTCCCCGAATTGATTGCCGTTGTGGGCTTGTTTGCCCAGTTGATAATAACAGAACGAAATATAATATCGGATATCCGCTTCTGAACCGGGTGCCCGGGATGCTGATATCAGCTTTTCAAGTGCTGCCTGCCATTGGGCTTTGTCCAGCAGTTCAGCGGTCCCGGTATCCAGACGAACCGATGGCAGCCGGCAGTCCGGCTGTGTCATTGTTTCAGAGCGGACATCGACGGGTCCGGCAGCAAAAAAAGAAAATACAATGAATGAAAAAAATAATCGGATAAGTTTCATGGTGGTATGGAGTACAATGACGCATGCTTATAAAAAGGGTTATTTCTGGGCTTGATCATAACTGCGGCCATATTCTTTTACGTGCAGTTTCGAAGTCCCGGCCGTTTCCCCCGTATCGTGCCGGAGAAGCCGGGAACCGCCGGGACGGTCCTCACGACGTTATGGCCGCAGCTTTAAGCCCTTGTTTCTGATATTTTTAACATGCCCGGAAGCATGTGTCCAGTTAGTTTCCATTCTTTTGAAAACCAAATGTATGGACAGAGGCCTGTTATTGGTTATTCGGAAAACGTTTGTTTTATAAATTGCTTTGCGCTGACCGCTTTACCGGAAAAAAGTTTTATGGTATGAAATTTATTGTCGGTTTGAAACGATAAAATAAGGATAAATTCAATGCGTATTGGCTCGGGGTATGATATTCATCGACTGGTTGCAGGTCGAAAGCTTGTTTTGGGTGGAATCAGCATTCCTTTTGAAAAAGGGCTTCTCGGCCATTCGGATGCGGATGTTCTGGTTCATGCGATTTGTGATGCCCTTCTCGGGGCAGCCGGCCTGGGAGATATCGGATTGCATTTTCCGGATTCAGATCCTGAATTTAAGGACATCTACAGCATCGAGCTGCTTGAACGAACCTGCCATTTGATCAGTAAAGAAGGGTTTTCCATCATAAACATTGATTCAACCGTGTTTGCCGAAGCCCCTAAACTGTCACCGTATCGAACGGCCATGCAGGCGGTAATTGCCCGTACCCTTCATGTCGATCTGAACGGCGTCAATATCAAATCGACCACCACCGAAGGGCTGGGGATGATCGGCAAGGGTGATGGAATCGGGGCCATGTGCGTGGCCTTGATTGAGAAGATAGAAGATAAGAAAATAAGAAGATAACTTGTCATGGATAGTGGAACGATATAACAGCATATAACCGATAATCACGTTTATTACGAAATGGAAGCAGTGTTATGACAATTCGTATTTATAATACACTGAGCAGGAAAAAAGAAGAATTTGTTCCGATTAAAACCGGCAAAGTGGCCATGTATGTATGCGGGCCGACCGTTTACGATTCGTGTCACATCGGGCATGCCCGATCGGTAATCGTATTTGATTTGATCGCCCGATATTTCAAGGCAACCGGTTATGAACTCACCTATGTCAGAAATTTTACCGATGTTGATGATAAAATCATTAACAGAGCCAATGAACTGGGTGTGTCTTCAAAAGATCTGGCCGAAAAATACATCCTGGAATTTTACAGGGATATGGATGCGCTCCATGTTCAGCGGGCAACCTTTGAGCCCAGAGCCACCGAACATATCGATCAGATTATTCAGTTTATTGAAACCCTGATCTCAAAAAAATTTGCTTACACGATCGATGGCGATGTCTATTTTTCAGTCGAGGCGTTCAAAGACTATGGCAAACTGTCCGGCCGGAAACTTGAAGATATGGAAGCCGGCGCCCGGGTTAACATTGACGAACGAAAACACAATCCCTTTGATTTCGCCTTATGGAAATCCGCCAAGCCGGGCGAACCGTCGTGGGAAAGTCCATGGGGCAAAGGAAGACCCGGGTGGCATATTGAATGCTCGGCCATGAGCACGCAATACCTCGGGCAGACATTTGATATTCACGGGGGAGGAAAGGATCTGATTTTTCCTCATCATGAAAATGAAATCGCCCAGTCGGAAGCAGCCTCCGGCCTGACGTTTGCCAGATACTGGGTTCATAATGGGTTTATCAATATTAACCATGAAAAAATGTCAAAGTCACTGGGCAATTTTCTGCTGATCAAAGATATCCTCACGCAATACCATCCCGAGTCCGTTCGTCTGTTTATCCTTTCGAGCCATTACAGGAGCCCGATCGATTTTACGGATAATGCCATGGTTGAAGCGGTTTCCAATCTGGACAAGCTCTATGGCCTTCTGGAACGTATCGAAAAAGCACTCGGCCCCCTTTCTGAAATCGATGTTACAAAGCAGATCTCGGGTGAGTACTGGCAGCGGTTTTGCGAGGCCATGGATGATGATTTCAACTCAGCCCGCGGCATCGGGATACTGTTCGATTCTGTCCGTGCCATAAACCGGCTGCTGGATGACTATCCGGACGGTCTGCCATCCGATGCTCTTGATACCCTTCGTCGCGATTACGCGGATATAATGAACATCGGTTCCATTCTCGGCATTCTGTTCGATTCACCGGAAGACTACTTCGATCAAAAAAAATCACAGGGGCTTGCCCGGACATCCATCGATCCGGCGGCAATCGACCAGCTGATACAGGACAGGGCTGACGCCAGAAAAGCAAAAGACTGGGCCAGAGCCGATCAGATCAAAAAACAACTTTCGGATATGAACATTATCCTGGAAGACCGTCCGGAAGGAACCACCTGGAAAATTCAAGGCTGAAAACGCCACATTCCAGTCAAACGACCGGTAACCCCCCTCTTGCCCGCTCACAGGCAAGAGGGGGGGACTACCCATAATCGGGGCCGCCACACCCGGCTGTAAAAGTGGACGGTTCCGCACCAAATCAGCGGCCTGAGGAGCGCTGTCACTGGAGGGCGACTTCGTTTGAGGCAAAATTGTTCAACCATTTCATGAGATAACGTGGCATAACATGTCATTATTCAAGCTCATATCCGGTTTTACGCCCAAAGGCGATCAGCCCGGCGCCATCGCAGTTCTGAGTCAATCGATTGCCAGTGGCCGGAAGCATCAGGTGCTGCTGGGCGTGACAGGCTCCGGTAAAACATTCACCGTGGCCAATGTCATTGCCAGGGTTGAAAAGCCCACGCTGGTGATCGCGCCCAATAAAACCCTTGCCGCCCAGCTGTACGCTGAATTCAAGACGCTGTTTCCGGAAAACGCGGTGGAATATTTTGTCAGTTATTATGATTATTATCAGCCGGAAGCGTATATTCCCTCCAGTGGCACCTATATCCAGAAGGATTCCTCGATCAATGAATTGATTGACAAACTGCGCCATTCCGCCACCCGTTCCGTTCTGTCCAGACGGGATGTGATCGTTGTGGCCAGTGTATCATGCATCTATGGTATCGGCGCACCGGAAGACTATCTGGCCATGAGAATCCATATCGAAAACAACATGGAAATGCGTCGGGAAACCCTGTTGCAGAAGCTGGTTGCCATTCACTATGAACGAAATGACATGGATTTTCACCGGGGCGTTTTCAGGGTCCGTGGCGATCGGGTGGAAATTTTCCCCGCCTATGAGGAAGACCGCGCGGTTCGGATTGAGTTTTTTGGCGATGAAATTGATTCTATTTGCGAATTTGATCCTCTCCGGGGGGATCGTCTTAAATCGCTGAGTCAGGTTACCATTTATCCTGCCAGCCATTATGTGACGCAGAAAACGACGTTAAAGCGGGCAATCGATTCGATTAATCTGGAATTGAAGGAACGTATCGCCTGTCTCAGGTCCGCGGATAAACTGATCGAGACCCAGCGGATTGAAGAACGAACGAATTTTGATTTGGAAATGATGCAGGAACTGGGCTATTGCAACGGCATCGAAAATTACTCCCGTCATTTAACCGGAAGAGCCCCCGGCGAGCCCCCGCCGACATTGATGGGGTATTTTCCGGACGATTATCTGACCATTATCGATGAAAGTCACATTACCATCCCTCAGATCGGCGCCATGTACAAGGGGGACAGATCCCGGAAACAGACACTGGTTGAATTCGGTTTCAGGCTGCCGTCTGCGCTGGATAACCGGCCGCTGACATTTGAAGAATTTGAAGGCAGGGTATCACAGATCATATACGCATCGGCAACACCGGCTGAATATGAGATGCAGAAGGCCCAGGGGCCTCCTGTTGAACTGATAATCCGGCCCACTGGTCTTGTCGATCCGGTGGTGGAGATCCGTAAGGCTGAACATCAGGTCGATAATCTCTACGAAGAAATACTGAACCGAAAGCAGAAAAACGAACGGGTACTGGTGACGACCCTGACCAAGCGGCTCGCAGAGGACCTGACCGATTATTATACGGATCTGGGCCTCCGGGTCCGTTATCTGCACTCGGACATCAAAACCATGGAACGGATGCAGATTATTCAGGAGCTGCGGATGGGAATATTTGATGTTCTCATCGGGATCAATCTGTTGCGCGAAGGTCTGGACATTCCGGAAGTTTCGCTGGTAGCCGTTCTGGATGCAGACAAAGAAGGGTTTCTGCGATCCGCACGATCGCTCATCCAGATATTCGGACGGGCAGCCAGAAACACGCAGGGACAGATTATCCTCTATGCGGATGTCATGACCCGATCCATGAAACAGGCCATCGATGAAACCGGCCGGCGACGGGAAATACAGATAGCGTATAATAAAAAATATCATATCATACCGGAAACGATCAAAAAGGAAATTACCGGGGTATTTGAAAGCCTGTATAAAACAGAGGCCGTCGAAAGCGACAACGTATCCGAACCGGTTGCAACTTATAAGACACTGGATGATCTGGACAGGGCGGTCCACGATTTGGAAAAAGAGATGACAAAAGCTGCAAAGGACCTGGATTTTGAACGGGCCGCTCAACTCCGGGACCGGATTCAAGCGTTGAAGATCAAAGGGGTGTTGGAGTTGTAAGTCATGCGTGACAAAGAACCGGTAATGGATTCCATTAAAGAAAAATTATCCAGAACGCCGTCGTCGCCAGGGGTTTACCAGATGAAAAATGCCGCCGGGGACGTGATCTATGTCGGTAAAGCCATAAATCTCAAAAAACGTCTTGCCTCTTACTTTACCAAACTGGTTCAGCCGGATTTGAAAACCAGTGTCCTGGTCAGACAGATTTCCACATTTGATATTATCATCACCAAAACCGAAAAAGAGGCGTTGATTTTAGAATCCAACCTGATCAAACGCTACCGGCCACGATATAATGTAATTTTAAAGGATGACAAACGGTACCCGTCACTCAAGATGGATATCAGAAACCCGTACCCGACCCTGTCAATTGTCCGGAAAATACAAAAAGACCATGCACTGTATTTCGGGCCGTTTTCATCTGCACAGGCGGTCCGTCAGTCCCTTAAATTCATCAATAAAACATTTAAGCTCCGGAAATGCTCCGATACCTCTTTCAGAAGACGATCGCGGCCCTGCCTGTTTTATCAGATGAATGCATGCCTGGCGCCATGTTGCCGTCAGGTCGACAAGCCAGAATATAACCGGATCGTAAAAGAGGTGGTGCTGTTTTTAAAAGGGCGGACCCCGGATCTGATTCGAAAATTACGAAACGATATGCACCAGGCATCAGACGGACTTTTTTTTGAAAAAGCAGCAATGATCCGGGATAAAATCATGGCACTCGAGGCTACCCTGGAAAAGCAGGTTTCAGTTACCACGGATTTTGCTGACAAGGACGTCATCGGTCTGGCTAAAGCAGACGACGTGGTGCTGCTGACCATCTTGTTTGTCCGGAGCGGATTTCTGATGGGCTCACGGCACTTTAATTTTGCGCAGACCCTTTCCACCGATGCTGAAATTATGGACACGTTCATACGGCAGTACTATGAGAAAGCCGGATTTATCCCGCGGGAAATATTGATCCAGGTGGAACCTGATCATATGACGGCAGTGGCGGACTGGCTGTCGGAGATAAAAGGACGCAAGACGCATCTGGCATGTCCCAGAAAAGGGGAAAAACTCCATCTGGTCAACATGGCTGCGGAAAATGCGGAAAACGCATTATCGGATTTGCTGGCCGGGAATGTCCAGGATATTGACCTGCTGCATCGTCTTCAGAAAAAACTGGGCCTTGACA encodes the following:
- the cysS gene encoding cysteine--tRNA ligase, with protein sequence MTIRIYNTLSRKKEEFVPIKTGKVAMYVCGPTVYDSCHIGHARSVIVFDLIARYFKATGYELTYVRNFTDVDDKIINRANELGVSSKDLAEKYILEFYRDMDALHVQRATFEPRATEHIDQIIQFIETLISKKFAYTIDGDVYFSVEAFKDYGKLSGRKLEDMEAGARVNIDERKHNPFDFALWKSAKPGEPSWESPWGKGRPGWHIECSAMSTQYLGQTFDIHGGGKDLIFPHHENEIAQSEAASGLTFARYWVHNGFININHEKMSKSLGNFLLIKDILTQYHPESVRLFILSSHYRSPIDFTDNAMVEAVSNLDKLYGLLERIEKALGPLSEIDVTKQISGEYWQRFCEAMDDDFNSARGIGILFDSVRAINRLLDDYPDGLPSDALDTLRRDYADIMNIGSILGILFDSPEDYFDQKKSQGLARTSIDPAAIDQLIQDRADARKAKDWARADQIKKQLSDMNIILEDRPEGTTWKIQG
- a CDS encoding tetratricopeptide repeat protein, translated to MTQPDCRLPSVRLDTGTAELLDKAQWQAALEKLISASRAPGSEADIRYYISFCYYQLGKQAHNGNQFGEAIDLFNNALTYTRDIPAIFLSLGLSHLKQSEYEKAEGALEEAVRLDPTLYWAYRQLGEIAYNKNNVDIALQHWNRALELNDTDAAFRKRVDNQKKQLNLIRGHEIQSDYQFFISFDGDINPCLGSSVSKMLDDMYFSIGEQLNAYPKRQIAVVLMSRNDFVDVTNLPDWVSGIYEGQIKIPVANSNMQSLKPVLAHEYVHAVIYDIMSSRCPWWLNEGLAQYFSTDENGNRQKMQMAAEWIRQCDVPDLKSLPGTSALSTEAAKKYYSLALSATCFLIETVQLYNLQEILAQMGQGSSFDSALESTTGYAFSEFESYWLSFYR
- a CDS encoding YhdH/YhfP family quinone oxidoreductase: MEYKKFKAMVVRETADQTFVRSVEDKNIDELPDGEVLIKVSYSSLNYKDALSATGNKGVTRSYPHTPGIDAAGIVESSVDKSFKPGDRVLVTGYDLGMNTSGGFGQYIRVPSEWIIRLPDHLTARESMIYGTAGFTAALSVHKMIENGVSPDQGPVLVTGATGGVGSIAVGILSKAGFEVAAVTGKSDQSQYLTDLGATRIIHRKEVHDVSGRPLLKGQWAGVIDTVGGDILSTAIRSTLYGATITCCGNVASPALNITVFPFILRGVSLLGIDSVNCRKPLRQTLWGNLSNEWKISHLDDMATEISISELEPYIGRILKGMITGRTVVNLSV
- the ispF gene encoding 2-C-methyl-D-erythritol 2,4-cyclodiphosphate synthase, with amino-acid sequence MRIGSGYDIHRLVAGRKLVLGGISIPFEKGLLGHSDADVLVHAICDALLGAAGLGDIGLHFPDSDPEFKDIYSIELLERTCHLISKEGFSIINIDSTVFAEAPKLSPYRTAMQAVIARTLHVDLNGVNIKSTTTEGLGMIGKGDGIGAMCVALIEKIEDKKIRR
- the uvrB gene encoding excinuclease ABC subunit UvrB, which produces MSLFKLISGFTPKGDQPGAIAVLSQSIASGRKHQVLLGVTGSGKTFTVANVIARVEKPTLVIAPNKTLAAQLYAEFKTLFPENAVEYFVSYYDYYQPEAYIPSSGTYIQKDSSINELIDKLRHSATRSVLSRRDVIVVASVSCIYGIGAPEDYLAMRIHIENNMEMRRETLLQKLVAIHYERNDMDFHRGVFRVRGDRVEIFPAYEEDRAVRIEFFGDEIDSICEFDPLRGDRLKSLSQVTIYPASHYVTQKTTLKRAIDSINLELKERIACLRSADKLIETQRIEERTNFDLEMMQELGYCNGIENYSRHLTGRAPGEPPPTLMGYFPDDYLTIIDESHITIPQIGAMYKGDRSRKQTLVEFGFRLPSALDNRPLTFEEFEGRVSQIIYASATPAEYEMQKAQGPPVELIIRPTGLVDPVVEIRKAEHQVDNLYEEILNRKQKNERVLVTTLTKRLAEDLTDYYTDLGLRVRYLHSDIKTMERMQIIQELRMGIFDVLIGINLLREGLDIPEVSLVAVLDADKEGFLRSARSLIQIFGRAARNTQGQIILYADVMTRSMKQAIDETGRRREIQIAYNKKYHIIPETIKKEITGVFESLYKTEAVESDNVSEPVATYKTLDDLDRAVHDLEKEMTKAAKDLDFERAAQLRDRIQALKIKGVLEL
- a CDS encoding radical SAM protein, with the protein product MEYYEPIYIKTFRSGQLQEKIQTARKIMNACEICPRQCRVNRNSGETGICKTAGNAVLYRYKVHYGEETPLIGANGSGSFFFTHCNLRCIFCQNFEMSHQGKGREITAEEMAGMMLTLQKSGCSNINFITPTHVIPQILSALGIAIHKGLSIPLVYNSSGYESVETLKLLDGVIDIYMPDFKFWDPEISEKLCGVRDYAEKTRAAIIEMHRQTGDLVLDETGTARRGLLLRHLILPSGLAGTRDIMRFTAQQISPNTYVNIMPQFKPYYRSREVRELMNRITECDYADVLKTAREEGITRIDPLPGKVFMSF
- the surE gene encoding 5'/3'-nucleotidase SurE, encoding MKLILTNDDGIDAPGIAALASIMKEFGTLVVVAPDNAQSGVGHKVTTDAPIRIEQTAPGRYRVYGTPADCTRIALTHIAPDASWVIAGINNGGNLGADIYMSGTVAAVREATLLGYPAIAVSQYLARNREVDWRLTACRAMPILRTLIQDSLEPGHFWNINLPHPPGNSTCLQFEYCKLDTMPLDVRFEKDKNHMIYTGDYHKRPRQPGRDVDICFSGKITVTKMSLENSYGTLP
- a CDS encoding metallophosphoesterase family protein, which codes for MKIFKYTSGRYFRVWSVFLLLALIGGCNGTIRQEKATSLLSPDVSAGAFYPRPPYLPERIILNLTETPWSSQAVTWRTVSDEVSDPQAQIARVTESSDFIVTARTFPADMETVVVGKNNKRVYHHSAVFTSLSPDTLYAYRVGDGKHWSEWNQFKTAHKTQSPFKFVYFGDPQEQVRSMCSRVFRTAYKTAPDAAFWHFIGDLVDNGDNDEEWAELFEAFGWIPRMTPMILLPGNHEYPDKRYVHGKDFKLFHLWRPHFTLPENGPAGLEETVYFIDYQGVRFVMLNGNEQLEKQVLWLDGILSENPQRWTIVGIHQPVYSTGKKRKNKENSPVKNLFVPVFDKYSVDLVLQGHDHTYSRTGKLKNGIRVSDTEKGTVYIISVCGPKSYPVNDRYKDIMDKSGTDRQLFQVISIDENHLAYASYDASGEVYDSFVLKK